One genomic region from Haloterrigena gelatinilytica encodes:
- a CDS encoding YciE/YciF ferroxidase family protein — MSDRQSEIRDVEALFAYELEAVYDMEVRLVDALDDMSQLATNDNLSKGFAIHRRETERQVENVEAAFAALGREPNRRPNRIVDGLLAEREGIDAGVADDALRNVYYRNAAIRTERLEITSYEGLLELAERGDLGAAVTEPLERNLAQEEKTLRKLEGLADDDSGLKSLWDDVTGS; from the coding sequence GTGAGCGACCGTCAGTCAGAGATCCGCGACGTCGAAGCCCTGTTCGCCTACGAACTCGAGGCCGTCTACGACATGGAGGTGCGGCTGGTCGACGCCTTGGACGACATGTCGCAGTTGGCGACCAACGACAATCTCAGCAAGGGGTTCGCGATCCACCGCAGGGAGACGGAGCGACAGGTCGAGAACGTCGAGGCGGCGTTCGCGGCGCTCGGCCGGGAGCCGAACCGACGACCCAACCGGATCGTCGACGGCCTGTTGGCCGAGCGAGAGGGGATCGACGCCGGAGTCGCGGACGACGCCCTCCGGAACGTTTACTACCGCAACGCGGCGATCCGAACCGAGCGGCTCGAGATCACCAGCTACGAGGGACTGCTCGAACTCGCGGAGCGGGGCGACCTCGGGGCCGCCGTCACCGAACCGCTCGAGCGCAACCTCGCCCAAGAGGAGAAGACCCTCCGGAAGCTCGAGGGACTCGCCGACGACGATTCGGGGCTGAAATCGCTCTGGGACGACGTGACCGGATCGTAG
- a CDS encoding SDR family oxidoreductase, with the protein MADTVLITGCSSGIGRATARAFLRDGWDVYATARDTESLTDLEAAGATTMGLDVTSDADVDRAVDRIVEERGRIDCLVNNAGFGQLGPIEDVPIDKVREQYDVNTFGPQRLVRAALPHMRRQRSGTIVNVTSITARLPIAGMGAYNGSKAALDAVSLTLRQEVRDLGIDVVVVEPTVAATPLYDRIREELVDVDHGTAYTDLYELHELLHTVKAGGLGIASPEAVAETILEAANSDTPKRRYTVGWTGKVGGIVASVVPERWRAPLLAAGVRVATSAPGNRILKWWFARNHRVDRVDYPEAGERPLGERR; encoded by the coding sequence ATGGCCGACACGGTCCTCATCACCGGTTGTTCCTCAGGTATCGGACGCGCGACCGCTCGGGCGTTCCTCCGGGACGGCTGGGACGTCTACGCGACGGCCCGCGATACCGAGTCGCTGACCGACCTCGAGGCGGCCGGCGCGACCACGATGGGCCTCGACGTCACGTCGGACGCGGACGTCGATCGAGCGGTCGACCGCATCGTCGAGGAACGGGGTCGGATCGACTGTCTCGTCAACAACGCCGGCTTCGGGCAACTGGGCCCCATCGAGGACGTCCCCATCGACAAGGTCCGCGAGCAGTACGACGTGAACACCTTCGGTCCACAGCGGCTGGTGCGCGCCGCGCTCCCGCACATGCGCCGGCAGCGGTCCGGGACGATCGTCAACGTCACGAGCATCACGGCGCGGTTGCCGATCGCGGGCATGGGGGCCTACAACGGCTCGAAGGCGGCGCTCGACGCCGTCAGTTTGACCCTCCGTCAGGAGGTACGAGACCTCGGTATCGACGTGGTGGTCGTCGAACCGACGGTCGCGGCGACGCCCCTCTACGATCGGATCCGCGAGGAACTCGTCGACGTCGATCACGGGACGGCCTACACCGACCTCTACGAGTTGCACGAACTGCTCCACACCGTCAAGGCGGGCGGGCTCGGCATCGCGTCTCCCGAAGCGGTCGCCGAGACGATACTCGAGGCGGCGAACAGCGATACGCCGAAGCGCCGATACACGGTCGGTTGGACGGGGAAAGTCGGAGGGATCGTCGCGAGCGTGGTTCCGGAGCGGTGGCGCGCGCCGCTGCTCGCCGCCGGCGTTCGCGTCGCCACCTCGGCCCCGGGAAATCGAATCCTCAAATGGTGGTTCGCGAGAAATCACCGCGTAGACCGCGTCGATTACCCCGAAGCCGGTGAGCGCCCGCTGGGGGAGCGACGCTGA
- a CDS encoding sodium:calcium antiporter, which produces MSNRSLGTIGAAAALTLPWMLLWATTDALPALGFGPTFGGLSTLGTVAASGVSILGAAFLLAWAAETAEKDVPRAFAIAVLAVLAVAPEYAVDALYAWNAGQFAGTERGIEAGNLAVANMTGANRILIGLGWSGIALFTVFRRDSREDPAVINRDGYLRDSVRIDPDISLEIVFLLLATLWAFLVPLNGGIDALDMAFLVGLYVAYIAIILRGDVEPNEMHTGVPAYLQSFSKPKRIASVVGLFAYSGLVIFVAVEPFAHGLEDLGTEAGIPPFFMIQWIAPLASESPELIVVAYLVNKTRSTAGFNALISSKLNQWTLLIGTLVVVYSLALGQYGALPFDQKQMGEIWLTAAQSFFAIALLIDFEVTAREAVALLVLFVSQVLLEFAVIREVVTLPISTYQMLLVYSAVYIVLGLALFVHRRSELRRIVERTGSTISSAVSGRERPHGADD; this is translated from the coding sequence GTGAGCAACCGCTCGCTCGGAACGATCGGCGCGGCGGCCGCGCTGACGCTGCCGTGGATGCTCCTCTGGGCGACGACCGACGCGCTGCCCGCGCTCGGATTCGGGCCGACGTTCGGCGGGCTCTCGACGCTCGGCACCGTCGCGGCCAGCGGAGTCTCGATCCTCGGTGCCGCGTTCCTACTCGCGTGGGCTGCCGAGACCGCCGAGAAGGACGTCCCCCGGGCGTTCGCGATCGCGGTCCTCGCGGTGCTGGCGGTCGCCCCTGAGTACGCGGTCGACGCCCTCTACGCGTGGAACGCGGGCCAGTTCGCGGGCACCGAGCGCGGGATCGAGGCCGGCAACCTCGCCGTCGCCAACATGACCGGCGCCAACCGGATCCTCATCGGCCTCGGCTGGTCGGGTATCGCGCTGTTCACGGTCTTCCGGCGCGATTCGAGGGAAGATCCCGCCGTCATCAACCGCGACGGCTATCTCCGCGATTCGGTCAGGATCGATCCCGACATCAGCCTCGAGATCGTCTTCCTGTTGCTGGCGACGCTGTGGGCGTTCCTAGTGCCGCTGAACGGCGGTATCGACGCGCTGGACATGGCCTTTCTGGTCGGCCTGTACGTCGCCTACATCGCGATCATCCTCCGCGGCGACGTCGAGCCCAACGAGATGCACACCGGCGTCCCGGCATACCTCCAGTCGTTCTCTAAGCCGAAGCGGATCGCCAGCGTCGTCGGGCTGTTCGCCTACTCCGGGCTGGTGATCTTCGTCGCCGTCGAGCCGTTCGCCCACGGGCTCGAGGATCTCGGCACCGAGGCCGGGATTCCGCCCTTCTTCATGATCCAGTGGATCGCGCCGCTGGCCTCCGAGTCGCCGGAGCTGATCGTCGTCGCCTACCTCGTCAACAAGACCCGATCGACGGCCGGCTTCAACGCCCTCATCTCCTCGAAGCTCAACCAGTGGACGCTGCTCATCGGGACGCTCGTGGTCGTCTACTCGCTCGCGCTGGGCCAGTACGGCGCGCTGCCGTTCGACCAGAAGCAGATGGGCGAGATCTGGCTCACCGCCGCCCAGTCGTTCTTCGCCATCGCGCTCCTGATCGACTTCGAGGTTACGGCCCGGGAAGCGGTCGCCCTGCTCGTGCTGTTCGTCTCGCAGGTGCTGCTCGAGTTCGCCGTGATCCGCGAGGTCGTCACGCTGCCGATCTCGACCTACCAGATGCTGCTCGTCTATAGCGCCGTCTACATCGTCCTCGGGCTGGCGTTGTTCGTCCACCGACGGTCGGAACTGCGGCGGATCGTCGAGCGGACCGGCAGCACGATCAGCAGCGCCGTCTCCGGGCGCGAGCGGCCCCACGGGGCGGACGACTGA
- the hpt gene encoding hypoxanthine/guanine phosphoribosyltransferase, producing the protein MEKLIESLSDAPIIDKDGYEYLVHPISNGVPMLDPDLLREVVVEVMQTADLDVDKIVAPEAMGIHLATALSLQTDIPLVVIRKRPYGLEGEVSLHQQTGYSESEMYINDVEAGDRVLIVDDMLSTGGTLAAICTALDDIGADIVDIVVVMRKVGDSALDETPFEATSLLDITVEDGEVTVH; encoded by the coding sequence ATGGAGAAGCTCATCGAGTCCCTTTCCGACGCCCCGATCATCGACAAGGACGGCTACGAGTACCTCGTCCACCCGATCAGCAACGGCGTGCCGATGCTCGACCCCGACCTGCTGCGCGAGGTCGTCGTCGAGGTCATGCAGACGGCCGATCTGGACGTCGACAAGATCGTCGCCCCGGAGGCGATGGGGATCCACCTCGCGACCGCCCTCTCCCTGCAGACCGACATCCCGCTGGTCGTGATCCGCAAACGTCCCTACGGCCTCGAGGGCGAGGTCTCGCTCCACCAGCAGACCGGCTACTCCGAGTCGGAGATGTACATCAACGACGTCGAGGCGGGCGACCGCGTCCTGATCGTCGACGACATGCTCTCGACCGGCGGGACGCTGGCGGCCATCTGCACCGCGCTGGACGACATCGGCGCCGATATCGTCGACATCGTGGTCGTGATGCGGAAGGTCGGCGACTCCGCGCTCGACGAGACGCCGTTCGAGGCGACGAGCCTCCTCGACATCACCGTCGAAGACGGCGAAGTCACGGTTCACTGA
- a CDS encoding uracil-xanthine permease family protein translates to MSNETDGGIQIEYGVDDKPPLPKSILLGLQHVAVMIVPATAVAYVVANGVGLEADAAYLVQMVLLFSGLATMVQAYTVGPVGARLPIVMGSSFTFVGATIDIGASFGLAAVFGAILVTGFVVEGLIGWQFKRIKPFFPPLVTGLVVVIIGLYLVPVAMDYVAGGSAAEAAGTFGGLQHLGLAALVLAIAVGLNMFTRGVTRLLSVLVAIVVGYAAAIALTFATGLEIVDFGPVGEAAWIALPSPTRFGFEFEPIAIATFAVLFLVSSMETVGDMSGVTAAEGRNPTDEEFRGGLFNDGLLSSLGSIFGAFPITSFSQNVGIVNFTGVMSRHVVGIGGVFLAVLGLSPKVGAAVTTIPSAVFGGAVLLMAGMVAASGFRLIVTHVELDRRNTVIVAVSLGLGLGIATTPEALAGLPSRAELFFGQPVIATALSALALNTFVPGDSSPLFDAAPVATDASADSETPAAGPSDD, encoded by the coding sequence ATGTCGAACGAAACTGACGGGGGCATTCAGATCGAATACGGCGTCGACGACAAACCGCCGTTACCGAAATCGATCCTGCTGGGCTTGCAACACGTCGCGGTCATGATCGTGCCGGCGACGGCGGTGGCGTACGTCGTCGCGAACGGGGTCGGTCTCGAGGCCGACGCGGCCTACCTCGTCCAGATGGTCCTGCTGTTTTCCGGACTGGCGACGATGGTCCAGGCCTACACCGTCGGCCCGGTCGGCGCTCGGCTGCCGATCGTCATGGGCTCGAGTTTCACCTTCGTCGGCGCGACGATCGATATCGGCGCCAGCTTCGGGCTGGCCGCCGTCTTCGGCGCGATTCTCGTCACCGGCTTCGTCGTCGAAGGCCTGATCGGCTGGCAGTTCAAACGCATCAAACCCTTCTTCCCGCCGCTGGTGACCGGCCTCGTCGTCGTCATCATCGGCCTCTACCTCGTTCCCGTCGCGATGGACTACGTCGCCGGCGGCTCCGCCGCCGAAGCGGCGGGCACCTTCGGCGGCCTGCAACACCTCGGACTGGCCGCGCTCGTGCTGGCGATCGCCGTCGGGCTCAACATGTTCACGCGCGGCGTCACGCGACTGCTGTCCGTGCTGGTCGCGATCGTCGTCGGCTACGCGGCCGCCATCGCCCTCACGTTCGCGACGGGCCTCGAGATCGTCGACTTCGGACCCGTCGGCGAGGCCGCGTGGATCGCCCTGCCGTCGCCGACCCGCTTCGGCTTCGAGTTCGAGCCGATCGCGATCGCCACGTTCGCCGTCCTCTTTCTGGTCTCCTCGATGGAGACCGTCGGCGACATGTCCGGCGTCACGGCCGCCGAAGGCCGGAACCCGACCGACGAGGAGTTCCGCGGCGGGCTGTTCAACGACGGCCTGCTGAGTTCGCTCGGCTCGATCTTCGGCGCGTTCCCGATCACCTCGTTCTCCCAGAACGTCGGCATCGTCAACTTCACCGGCGTGATGAGCCGCCACGTCGTCGGCATCGGCGGCGTCTTCCTCGCCGTCCTCGGCCTGAGTCCCAAAGTGGGCGCCGCCGTCACGACGATCCCCAGCGCGGTCTTCGGCGGCGCGGTGTTGCTGATGGCCGGGATGGTCGCCGCGAGCGGGTTCCGACTGATCGTCACGCACGTCGAACTCGATCGCCGGAACACGGTCATCGTCGCCGTTTCGCTCGGCCTCGGTCTCGGCATCGCGACGACGCCCGAGGCCCTCGCGGGACTGCCGAGCCGCGCCGAACTGTTCTTCGGCCAGCCGGTCATCGCGACCGCGCTGTCGGCGCTGGCGCTCAACACGTTCGTCCCCGGCGACTCGAGCCCGCTGTTCGACGCCGCCCCCGTGGCGACCGACGCGAGCGCGGACTCGGAGACCCCCGCCGCCGGGCCGAGCGACGACTGA
- a CDS encoding NAD(P)/FAD-dependent oxidoreductase gives MPDVVIVGGGPAGLSAALFTAKNDLETVVFDTDETWMHKAHLFNYPGIRSISGSEFMELTRGQVSDRGADVRVGEEVTDVDPGGDGFTIETEDDAYDADYVVLATGADRSMAEDLEVDFSDDGTVDVDLDTETSVDDLYATGAMVRDEEWQAVIAAGDGASAALDILSKEKGEHFHDFDVPDDVA, from the coding sequence ATGCCAGACGTCGTAATCGTCGGCGGCGGTCCCGCCGGCCTGAGCGCAGCGTTGTTCACCGCGAAGAACGACCTCGAGACGGTCGTCTTCGACACCGACGAGACCTGGATGCACAAGGCGCACCTGTTCAACTACCCCGGAATCCGGAGCATCAGCGGCAGCGAGTTCATGGAACTGACCCGCGGGCAGGTCAGCGATCGCGGCGCCGACGTCCGCGTCGGCGAGGAGGTGACCGACGTCGACCCCGGCGGCGACGGCTTCACCATCGAAACAGAGGACGACGCTTACGACGCCGATTACGTCGTCCTCGCGACGGGCGCCGACCGGTCGATGGCCGAGGATCTCGAGGTAGACTTTTCCGACGACGGCACCGTCGACGTCGATCTGGACACCGAGACGAGCGTCGACGACCTCTACGCGACGGGCGCGATGGTCCGCGACGAGGAGTGGCAGGCCGTCATCGCCGCGGGCGACGGCGCCTCGGCCGCGCTGGACATTCTGAGCAAGGAGAAGGGTGAGCACTTCCACGACTTCGACGTTCCCGACGACGTCGCGTGA
- a CDS encoding YciE/YciF ferroxidase family protein: MATTNVDRIDDLEELFHHKLAQMYYTEQELVEALDEMAINASNDRMSEGFADHRDETRTHVQRLEEVFAALDRPAERREDPVLDALEQERATLEDAIEDDDMLNMAYLNAAMMTERIEMTSYEGLTTMANKIGYDNEIKKPLKSNHDEEESTYRELSAMETASDMKSLWDRLTPS; encoded by the coding sequence ATGGCGACTACCAACGTCGACCGCATCGACGACCTCGAGGAACTGTTCCACCACAAACTCGCCCAGATGTACTACACCGAGCAGGAACTCGTCGAGGCGTTAGACGAGATGGCGATCAACGCGAGCAACGATCGGATGAGCGAGGGCTTCGCGGACCACCGCGACGAGACCCGGACGCACGTCCAGCGTCTGGAGGAGGTCTTCGCGGCTCTCGACCGGCCGGCGGAGCGACGAGAGGATCCCGTCCTCGACGCGCTCGAGCAGGAGCGGGCGACCCTCGAAGACGCTATCGAGGACGACGACATGCTCAACATGGCCTATCTGAACGCCGCGATGATGACCGAGCGCATCGAGATGACGTCCTACGAGGGCCTCACCACGATGGCGAACAAGATCGGGTACGACAACGAGATCAAGAAACCCCTCAAGTCCAACCACGACGAGGAAGAGTCGACTTACCGCGAACTGTCGGCGATGGAGACGGCCTCGGACATGAAGTCGCTGTGGGACCGGCTGACCCCGTCGTAG
- a CDS encoding alpha/beta fold hydrolase yields MISSDTGTLPGGHPYVSVGSGDRALVVMPGFGDAMFSGSYPPFSGWTLAPYFARYLDEYTVYVLSRPRGLPAGYDEDDAIASHTAAFEAIAGSSNGVDVIGISMGGLIGQALARREPELVDRLVLANTACRLDGDARSTVRRLERFARERDWASIRSELAVAMFSDGRAMAYPLTLQTAGRFVQPRPAVPADVRRSLEFILEFDGCDRLAAIDQPTLVFAGERDPYFTADLARETADGLSNGELEIVSGAKHGAFHERKLTFDSRVRSFLERTAPKALEA; encoded by the coding sequence GTGATTAGCAGCGATACCGGAACGCTCCCCGGCGGCCACCCCTACGTCAGCGTCGGGAGCGGTGATCGCGCGCTCGTCGTCATGCCGGGGTTCGGCGACGCGATGTTCTCCGGCAGTTATCCACCGTTTTCGGGGTGGACGCTCGCCCCTTACTTCGCTCGATACCTCGACGAGTACACCGTTTACGTCCTCAGTCGCCCGCGCGGGCTGCCGGCGGGATACGACGAGGACGACGCGATCGCCTCGCACACCGCGGCGTTCGAAGCGATCGCCGGCTCAAGCAACGGCGTCGACGTGATCGGCATCTCGATGGGCGGTCTGATCGGGCAGGCCCTCGCTCGCCGAGAGCCGGAACTGGTCGACCGCCTCGTTCTCGCGAACACCGCCTGTCGACTCGACGGCGACGCCCGATCGACCGTGCGGCGGCTCGAACGCTTCGCCCGCGAGCGCGACTGGGCGTCGATCCGCTCGGAACTGGCCGTCGCGATGTTCTCCGACGGGCGCGCGATGGCGTATCCGCTCACGCTCCAGACGGCCGGCCGATTCGTGCAACCCCGCCCGGCCGTCCCGGCCGACGTCCGGCGCTCGCTCGAGTTCATCCTCGAGTTCGACGGCTGCGATCGACTCGCGGCGATCGACCAGCCCACGCTGGTCTTCGCCGGCGAGCGGGATCCGTACTTCACCGCGGACCTCGCGCGCGAGACCGCCGACGGGCTGTCGAACGGGGAGCTCGAGATCGTTTCGGGCGCGAAACACGGCGCCTTCCACGAGCGAAAGCTCACGTTCGACTCGCGAGTTCGGTCGTTCCTCGAGCGGACGGCACCGAAGGCGCTCGAGGCCTGA
- a CDS encoding alpha/beta fold hydrolase — translation MDPREFYRQTLDRTARTPAKIAQAPLRTGQLATAEPGVTPYEVVYEEGPASLRRYEPRVPADERRDVPLAIAYPFINDPSILDFADDRSVVSGFLDDGFPVYVVEWGDASPLDRSLDLGDYVCRFLYDCIDHVREETGSDAVHLHGYSTSAPLAAGYAGLFPDDVRTLVLQGPPLAFETAADGESEPRAATAPTRTPARRPRPSIARTASTSCERWRPTTTPSRSPTPSTPSRRRCSRPRWRFASPSSTP, via the coding sequence ATGGATCCGCGAGAATTCTATCGACAGACCCTCGATCGGACCGCCAGAACGCCGGCGAAAATCGCACAGGCCCCGCTGCGCACGGGCCAACTCGCGACCGCCGAGCCCGGCGTCACCCCCTACGAGGTCGTCTACGAGGAAGGACCGGCGTCGCTCCGACGGTACGAACCCCGTGTTCCCGCCGACGAACGTCGGGACGTGCCACTGGCGATCGCGTATCCCTTCATCAACGACCCGTCGATCCTCGACTTCGCCGACGACCGGAGCGTCGTCAGTGGGTTCCTCGACGACGGGTTCCCCGTCTACGTCGTCGAGTGGGGCGACGCCTCGCCGCTCGACCGCTCGCTCGACCTCGGCGATTACGTCTGTCGATTCCTGTACGACTGCATCGATCACGTCCGCGAAGAGACCGGTTCGGACGCGGTTCACCTCCACGGCTACTCGACGAGCGCCCCGCTGGCTGCCGGCTACGCGGGTCTCTTTCCAGACGACGTTCGGACCCTCGTCCTTCAGGGACCGCCGCTCGCGTTCGAGACGGCCGCCGACGGCGAGTCGGAACCGCGTGCCGCGACGGCTCCGACGCGCACACCGGCCCGTCGACCGAGGCCGTCGATAGCGCGGACGGCATCGACCTCGTGCGAACGCTGGCGGCCAACCACGACCCCCAGCAGATCGCCGACGCCTTCGACGCCGTCCCGTCGCCGCTGCTCGAGGCCGCGCTGGCGCTTCGCAAGCCCGTCGAGTACACCGTGA
- a CDS encoding M48 family metallopeptidase has protein sequence MRSRSTGTRFLMVAVGCLLLLTYLGVAGIGYLALAALWRAAPDPATTALVVVGTGLLVGYLSYRFGTSAVLSRLEAVELPRSRAPKLYYRLDRLEERMGVDAPTIYVAQLPAPNAFAIGSARSGAIVLDRSLLRFLTVDELEGLLAHELAHLEGYDAFVQTLALSVFQTVAGLLVLLCSPLLLAIVGAARAIALMRGRPGAWPRTIFGRLLRRLERGVQLAFLLVTLAVRAHSRRREYAADDRAAAVTGNPLALARALRKIQRVADPRRGLLSPLYVHTEDDDWTRLFSTHPDTSERVERLVERARTGSANGRSQRVQ, from the coding sequence ATGCGTTCCCGCTCGACGGGCACCCGCTTCCTGATGGTCGCCGTCGGCTGCCTGCTCCTCCTGACGTACCTCGGGGTCGCCGGGATCGGCTACCTGGCGCTCGCCGCCCTCTGGCGGGCGGCCCCCGACCCCGCGACGACCGCGCTCGTCGTCGTCGGAACCGGACTGCTGGTCGGCTACCTGAGCTACCGGTTCGGCACGTCGGCGGTCCTCTCGCGGCTCGAGGCCGTCGAACTCCCGCGGTCGCGGGCCCCGAAGCTCTACTACCGACTCGACCGCCTCGAGGAACGGATGGGCGTCGACGCGCCGACGATCTACGTCGCTCAACTCCCGGCGCCCAACGCGTTCGCCATCGGCTCGGCGCGCAGCGGCGCGATCGTCCTCGACCGGTCGCTGCTTCGATTCCTGACCGTCGACGAACTCGAGGGGCTGCTCGCCCACGAGCTCGCCCACCTCGAGGGGTACGACGCGTTCGTCCAGACGCTGGCGCTGAGCGTGTTTCAGACGGTCGCCGGGCTCCTCGTTCTGCTGTGCTCGCCGCTCCTGTTGGCGATCGTCGGCGCCGCGCGGGCGATCGCGTTGATGCGCGGCCGCCCCGGCGCGTGGCCGCGCACGATCTTCGGTCGCCTCCTCCGGCGCCTCGAGCGCGGCGTCCAACTGGCGTTCCTGCTGGTGACCCTCGCCGTCCGCGCCCACTCGCGCCGGCGGGAGTACGCCGCCGACGACCGCGCGGCCGCGGTCACCGGGAACCCGCTCGCGCTCGCCCGCGCTCTTCGGAAGATCCAGCGCGTGGCCGATCCGCGCCGCGGGCTGCTCTCGCCGCTGTACGTGCACACCGAGGACGACGACTGGACGCGGCTCTTCTCG